The Flammeovirgaceae bacterium genome contains a region encoding:
- a CDS encoding PIN domain nuclease, translating into MQRILVDTTVWVDYFNGKSTEQVKRLVEFMERDETICLSPTILQEILQGIKSDKQYERIYELLFGYTILISDPLKSAIEAAQLYRNLRKKGVTIRKSSDCLIAWYAISHNVMLLHNDKDFEVMATHTSLQLI; encoded by the coding sequence ATGCAAAGGATACTCGTTGACACCACCGTTTGGGTAGATTATTTTAATGGCAAAAGCACGGAGCAGGTTAAAAGATTGGTTGAGTTCATGGAGCGGGATGAGACAATCTGCCTGTCGCCCACGATACTTCAGGAAATTTTGCAAGGAATTAAGAGTGATAAGCAGTACGAACGCATTTACGAGTTGCTATTCGGATACACCATTCTGATTTCAGATCCGCTTAAGTCGGCTATAGAGGCCGCTCAACTGTACAGGAACCTGCGAAAGAAAGGAGTTACTATTCGCAAAAGCAGCGATTGCCTGATTGCCTGGTATGCCATTTCGCATAATGTAATGCTGTTGCACAACGATAAGGATTTTGAGGTAATGGCCACCCACACATCGCTACAACTAATATAA
- a CDS encoding type II toxin-antitoxin system VapB family antitoxin has product MTKQKMVRINVDIDDELMETGMRMSGAKTKKDLVNTALRYYRDLLLRQKSGERTKRRKDAY; this is encoded by the coding sequence ATGACGAAGCAAAAGATGGTGCGGATAAATGTCGACATCGATGATGAGCTTATGGAAACAGGCATGCGGATGAGTGGTGCGAAAACAAAAAAGGACCTTGTAAACACAGCCTTACGCTATTACCGCGACCTGCTGCTCCGTCAAAAATCGGGTGAACGGACTAAAAGGAGAAAAGATGCGTACTAA
- the trmD gene encoding tRNA (guanosine(37)-N1)-methyltransferase TrmD, with product MHLSIITCLPRLLESPLNDSILKRAQQKNLVTIDIIDLRDYATDKHQSVDDYAFGGGAGMVLMIEPIDRCITDLKSKRQYDEVIYMSPDGELFTQPVANELSLKKNLILLCGHYKGVDERVREHLITREISIGNYVLSGGELAAAVVADAVIRLLPGVLNDETSALSDSFQDGLVAPPVYTRPADYKGWKVPDILLSGDHARIEEWRHAQAVDRTKKRRPGLSGSLY from the coding sequence ATGCACCTCTCCATCATCACCTGTCTTCCTCGCCTGCTCGAAAGCCCCTTAAATGATTCTATTCTTAAACGGGCGCAACAAAAAAATCTGGTTACTATTGATATTATTGATCTTCGCGATTACGCCACCGACAAACACCAATCGGTTGATGACTACGCCTTTGGCGGAGGGGCCGGCATGGTGCTGATGATTGAACCTATTGACCGGTGCATTACTGACCTGAAATCGAAGCGCCAGTATGATGAAGTAATTTACATGAGCCCGGATGGCGAGTTGTTTACGCAACCCGTTGCCAATGAGCTGAGCCTGAAGAAAAACCTCATTCTTTTGTGCGGTCATTACAAAGGCGTGGATGAACGCGTTCGGGAGCATCTGATTACCCGCGAAATCAGTATCGGCAACTATGTGCTATCGGGAGGCGAGTTGGCGGCAGCCGTGGTGGCTGATGCGGTTATCCGTTTACTGCCCGGTGTGTTAAACGATGAAACCTCAGCCCTAAGTGATTCCTTCCAGGACGGGCTGGTGGCACCCCCGGTGTATACCCGGCCGGCCGACTACAAAGGCTGGAAAGTGCCTGATATTTTATTATCGGGGGATCACGCCAGAATTGAAGAGTGGCGACATGCCCAGGCTGTTGATCGAACAAAGAAAAGAAGACCTGGTCTATCCGGATCGTTATATTAG
- the odhB gene encoding 2-oxoglutarate dehydrogenase complex dihydrolipoyllysine-residue succinyltransferase: protein MAIQVKVPTVGESITEVTVANWTKKDGDVVQMDEVIAELESDKATFELTAPAAGVLRIKKQQGESVPIGELICEIEESAGKPVAKENKPVAKNPEAATKATGAVKEMKVPAVGESITEVTISTWLKKDGDYIQLDEVIAEVESDKATFELPAEANGILRIVAKEKETLPIGGLICKIEVMEGAPVTSAATPASAATTVSSGDKSYAAGHPSPAAGKILDEKGIPASQVAGTGVGGRITKEDALKAQPSAKAEPAKQPAASSGPPVIAGGGSRNQRREKMTSLRKTIARRLVAVKNETAMLTTFNEVDMKPIMDMRAKYKDKFKEKYGVGLGFMSFFTKAVCQALKEWPAVNAQIDGDEIVYHDYCDISIAVSTPRGLVVPVIRNAESLSFDQIEAEIARLAAKGREGKLSIEEMTGGTFSITNGGVFGSMLSTPIINPPQSAILGMHNIVERPVVKNGQIVITPVMYVAMSYDHRIIDGRESVSFLVRVKEMLEDPGRLVLGV, encoded by the coding sequence ATGGCTATTCAGGTAAAAGTGCCTACCGTAGGCGAGTCTATCACTGAAGTGACCGTTGCCAACTGGACTAAGAAAGATGGCGATGTGGTGCAGATGGATGAAGTAATTGCCGAACTGGAATCGGACAAAGCAACCTTTGAGTTAACTGCCCCGGCAGCCGGAGTGCTTCGCATAAAAAAGCAGCAAGGTGAAAGCGTGCCGATTGGTGAATTGATTTGTGAGATTGAAGAATCGGCAGGTAAACCAGTTGCAAAGGAAAATAAACCGGTAGCGAAGAATCCTGAAGCTGCCACAAAAGCAACGGGCGCTGTTAAAGAAATGAAAGTACCCGCGGTTGGCGAATCAATTACCGAGGTTACCATCTCAACCTGGCTGAAAAAGGATGGTGATTACATTCAACTTGATGAAGTAATTGCCGAAGTGGAGTCCGATAAAGCCACGTTTGAATTACCTGCCGAAGCTAACGGTATTTTACGAATCGTTGCTAAAGAAAAAGAAACACTGCCCATTGGTGGGTTGATTTGCAAAATCGAAGTGATGGAAGGCGCACCTGTCACCTCAGCAGCTACACCTGCTTCTGCAGCCACAACGGTTTCATCAGGAGATAAATCGTATGCTGCCGGTCATCCTTCACCCGCAGCCGGAAAAATCCTCGATGAGAAAGGCATACCCGCCAGCCAGGTAGCCGGTACCGGTGTGGGAGGTCGCATTACCAAAGAAGATGCCCTGAAAGCCCAGCCATCGGCTAAGGCTGAACCGGCCAAACAGCCGGCAGCGTCTTCAGGCCCACCGGTTATTGCCGGTGGAGGATCGCGTAATCAGCGCAGAGAAAAAATGACTTCGCTGCGCAAAACCATTGCGCGCAGGCTCGTGGCTGTAAAAAATGAAACGGCCATGCTCACCACCTTTAACGAAGTGGATATGAAGCCTATTATGGATATGCGCGCGAAGTACAAGGACAAATTCAAGGAGAAATATGGCGTAGGCCTGGGCTTCATGTCGTTCTTTACCAAGGCGGTTTGCCAGGCGCTGAAGGAGTGGCCTGCGGTGAATGCCCAGATAGATGGCGATGAAATTGTGTACCATGATTATTGCGACATTTCTATAGCCGTTTCAACACCACGCGGCCTGGTGGTGCCGGTTATCCGCAATGCCGAGTCGTTATCGTTCGACCAGATTGAAGCAGAAATTGCCAGGCTGGCTGCAAAAGGCAGGGAAGGAAAGCTATCCATTGAAGAAATGACCGGAGGCACATTTTCCATAACCAACGGAGGTGTGTTTGGGTCCATGCTGTCAACGCCCATTATTAATCCGCCACAGTCGGCTATTTTGGGTATGCACAATATTGTGGAGCGGCCGGTTGTTAAAAACGGTCAGATTGTAATCACTCCGGTCATGTACGTAGCCATGTCGTATGACCATCGCATTATTGACGGGCGCGAATCAGTAAGTTTTCTGGTTCGGGTAAAAGAGATGCTGGAAGACCCGGGAAGGTTAGTGTTGGGGGTTTAG
- the rplS gene encoding 50S ribosomal protein L19, translating into MADLIKVVEQEFASVREKMPDFKAGDTINVHVKIKEGNKERVQQFQGVVIQRRGYGTNGETFTVRKVSNGVGVERIFPITSPSIDKIEVVKEGSVRRAKLYYMKGRQGKSARIKEKV; encoded by the coding sequence ATGGCCGATTTAATCAAAGTTGTAGAGCAGGAATTTGCCTCCGTTCGCGAAAAAATGCCTGATTTTAAGGCTGGCGACACGATTAACGTACACGTTAAAATCAAAGAAGGTAACAAAGAACGAGTACAGCAGTTCCAGGGTGTTGTTATCCAGCGCAGGGGCTACGGCACCAATGGCGAGACCTTTACCGTGCGCAAGGTTTCCAATGGCGTAGGTGTAGAGCGTATTTTCCCCATTACCTCACCCAGTATTGATAAAATTGAGGTGGTAAAAGAAGGCAGCGTACGCAGGGCAAAACTTTACTACATGAAGGGCCGCCAGGGTAAGTCTGCCAGGATTAAAGAAAAAGTCTGA
- a CDS encoding type II toxin-antitoxin system VapB family antitoxin, producing the protein MRTNIEVEKELLVQIEKLAQTRSQRQAIEEAIAELIKYLKRKEMSQLFGKVVWEGDLTAMRAD; encoded by the coding sequence ATGCGTACTAACATTGAGGTTGAAAAGGAATTGTTGGTACAGATTGAAAAACTGGCTCAAACCCGCTCGCAACGGCAAGCCATTGAAGAGGCAATTGCTGAGCTGATAAAATACCTTAAACGAAAAGAGATGAGCCAACTCTTTGGCAAAGTAGTATGGGAAGGAGATTTAACAGCTATGCGAGCGGATTGA
- a CDS encoding 2-oxoglutarate dehydrogenase E1 component — translation MDKYSYISNADVSYLDQLYQNYKSDPTSVDLTWQKFFEGYEFSIQRYGENGGAVAGTDTHSIKETQVRNLIFAYRSFAHLASKTNPVRERRNHNVHFDLKFFGLSDADLDTEFDVAAEIGMKRTTLRNIVEKLKKVYLGTIGFEYNYIRNDDIRQWFFNKCETEYYNHNPDLEEKKRILGKLNEAVVFENFLHTKFLGQKRFSLEGGENTIPGLQAIINKAAELDVKEVVIGMAHRGRLNVLANILGKTYEQIFTEFEGQVNPDATMGDGDVKYHLGYASRIDTPSGKKIYVKLTPNPSHLEAVDPLVVGYTRGQIDDEYNGNLKQAMAILIHGDAAIAGQGIVYEVVQMSGLPGYTTGGTIHFVINNQVGFTTDYDDARTAIYCTDVAKIIDAPVLHVNGDDAEAVTFAANLAVEYRQRFGKDIFIDMLCYRRHGHNESDEPKFTQPKLYSLIAKHPNPREVYVKKLASSGVDAALADEMDKNFRNQLQDRLNEVKQKSLPYKFQEREEEWQTMRKAVAEDFDKSPNTAISQAVIDKVGKALTTIPEGFKPIKQIEKLLKDRKDAFFETKALGWAEAELLAFGSLLTEKYIVRMSGQDVKRGTFSHRHAYFWDVNTNESYCGLNHISADQARLHMYNSLLSEFGVMGFEYGYALATPHALVIWEAQFGDFVNGAQVIIDQFITSAESKWQRQNGLVLLLPHGYEGQGPEHSSARPERFLQQASELNMVVANMTSAANYFHLLRRQMKWEFRKPCVVFSPKSLLRHPGVVSPLKEFTTGSFVEVFDDPNANPKDVKRVVLCTGKLFFELQEYQQKKKIKDTAIIRLEQLYPFPKHQLQTVLKRYKNVEMIWAQEEPYNMGYWAYIHRFMPDEKWKVVARKSSASPATGYSKLHKTEQEKIITQAFEI, via the coding sequence ATGGATAAGTATTCTTATATCTCCAATGCTGATGTCAGCTACCTTGACCAGCTCTACCAGAATTATAAATCCGATCCCACTTCAGTCGACCTCACCTGGCAGAAATTTTTTGAAGGATATGAATTTTCAATCCAACGGTATGGTGAAAACGGTGGTGCTGTTGCGGGCACCGACACGCATTCGATAAAAGAAACCCAGGTACGGAACCTGATTTTTGCCTATCGATCATTTGCGCACCTGGCTTCTAAAACCAACCCGGTGCGGGAGCGAAGGAATCACAATGTTCACTTCGACCTGAAGTTTTTTGGATTGTCGGATGCTGATCTGGATACCGAGTTTGATGTGGCCGCTGAAATCGGCATGAAGCGCACCACGTTGCGGAACATTGTTGAAAAGCTCAAAAAGGTTTATCTCGGCACCATCGGGTTTGAATACAACTACATCCGCAACGATGATATTCGCCAATGGTTTTTCAATAAGTGCGAAACGGAGTACTACAATCATAATCCTGATCTGGAAGAGAAGAAACGCATTCTTGGTAAACTGAATGAAGCAGTTGTATTTGAAAATTTTTTACACACCAAGTTTTTGGGGCAGAAGCGCTTTTCGCTGGAAGGAGGAGAGAACACCATTCCCGGTTTGCAGGCCATTATCAATAAGGCAGCCGAACTGGATGTAAAGGAGGTTGTGATAGGCATGGCGCACCGCGGTCGGTTGAATGTGCTGGCCAATATTCTGGGTAAAACCTACGAACAAATTTTTACCGAGTTCGAAGGGCAGGTTAATCCCGATGCCACCATGGGCGATGGGGATGTGAAATATCACCTGGGTTATGCCAGCCGTATTGATACGCCTTCGGGCAAGAAGATTTATGTTAAACTAACACCCAACCCATCGCACCTTGAGGCGGTTGATCCGCTGGTGGTTGGCTATACCCGCGGCCAGATTGATGACGAATACAATGGCAACCTGAAGCAGGCTATGGCCATCCTCATTCATGGCGATGCGGCTATTGCCGGCCAGGGCATAGTTTATGAAGTGGTGCAGATGTCCGGCTTACCGGGATATACTACAGGCGGCACCATTCACTTTGTTATCAACAACCAGGTAGGCTTTACAACCGACTATGATGATGCCCGCACAGCGATTTATTGTACCGATGTGGCGAAAATTATTGACGCACCCGTGTTGCATGTAAATGGTGATGATGCCGAGGCTGTAACCTTTGCCGCCAACCTGGCAGTGGAATACCGACAGCGGTTTGGTAAAGATATTTTTATTGATATGCTCTGCTACCGCAGGCACGGGCATAACGAAAGCGATGAGCCGAAGTTTACGCAGCCAAAATTGTACAGCCTGATTGCCAAACATCCCAACCCGCGCGAAGTGTATGTAAAGAAACTCGCCAGCAGCGGTGTGGATGCGGCACTGGCCGATGAGATGGATAAAAACTTCCGTAACCAGTTGCAGGATCGGCTTAATGAGGTAAAGCAAAAATCGCTGCCTTATAAATTTCAGGAGCGCGAGGAGGAGTGGCAAACTATGCGCAAAGCGGTTGCCGAAGATTTTGATAAGTCACCGAACACGGCCATCTCCCAGGCAGTTATCGATAAGGTCGGCAAAGCGCTTACCACCATTCCGGAGGGCTTTAAACCGATAAAGCAGATTGAAAAACTGCTGAAAGATAGAAAAGATGCTTTTTTCGAAACCAAGGCCCTGGGGTGGGCCGAAGCTGAATTGCTGGCTTTTGGTTCGCTGCTCACCGAAAAGTATATCGTGCGCATGTCAGGCCAGGATGTAAAGCGCGGCACGTTCTCCCATCGGCATGCCTATTTCTGGGATGTAAATACCAACGAATCGTATTGTGGGCTGAACCACATCAGTGCCGACCAGGCCAGGTTGCACATGTACAATTCATTACTCTCAGAATTTGGCGTAATGGGCTTTGAATATGGCTATGCATTGGCTACACCACATGCGTTGGTAATATGGGAAGCCCAGTTTGGCGATTTTGTAAACGGAGCACAAGTAATTATCGACCAGTTTATTACCAGTGCCGAATCGAAATGGCAGCGGCAAAACGGATTGGTGCTTTTGTTGCCGCATGGCTATGAAGGGCAGGGACCGGAGCACTCCAGCGCCCGGCCGGAACGTTTTCTGCAGCAGGCCTCTGAATTGAACATGGTGGTGGCCAACATGACTTCGGCAGCGAATTATTTTCATTTGTTACGCAGGCAGATGAAGTGGGAATTCCGTAAACCCTGCGTGGTATTCTCGCCCAAATCGTTATTGCGCCATCCGGGTGTTGTGTCACCTTTGAAGGAGTTTACTACCGGATCGTTTGTCGAGGTATTTGATGATCCTAACGCAAATCCAAAAGATGTGAAGCGGGTTGTACTTTGCACCGGCAAGTTGTTCTTTGAATTGCAGGAATATCAACAGAAAAAGAAAATCAAAGACACGGCTATCATCCGCCTGGAGCAACTGTATCCGTTCCCGAAACACCAGCTTCAGACGGTGCTGAAGAGATACAAAAATGTAGAGATGATCTGGGCACAGGAGGAGCCGTACAACATGGGTTATTGGGCGTATATCCACCGGTTTATGCCCGATGAAAAGTGGAAAGTGGTTGCCCGGAAGTCGAGTGCCTCGCCTGCAACGGGTTACTCTAAACTTCATAAAACCGAGCAGGAGAAGATCATCACACAGGCATTTGAAATCTAA
- a CDS encoding acetyl-CoA carboxylase carboxyltransferase subunit beta: MSWFNRTDKGILTPTEAKREVPDGLWFKSPGGKIIHTRELKNNAYVVPEEDYHVRIGSKEYFEILFDNNEFTELDPNMESADPLKFKDTKPYPKRIKETQEKTELKDAVRTAYGKMNGLDIVIGCMDFSFIGGSMGSVVGEKIARAMDYSLKNKIPFLMISRSGGARMMEAGLSLMQMAKTSAKIAQLDEAGIPYISLMTDPTTGGVTASYAMLGDFNIAEPGALIGFAGPRVIRETIGKDLPKGFQSAEFVLEHGFLDFIVDRRNLKNRLTTLLKMLKD; this comes from the coding sequence ATGTCGTGGTTTAACCGTACCGATAAAGGCATTCTCACACCCACCGAAGCCAAGCGCGAAGTTCCCGATGGGTTATGGTTCAAATCGCCCGGTGGAAAAATAATCCACACCCGCGAACTGAAGAACAATGCCTACGTGGTGCCGGAAGAAGATTACCATGTTCGCATCGGCTCAAAAGAGTATTTTGAAATCCTGTTCGACAATAACGAGTTCACCGAGCTTGACCCTAACATGGAGTCGGCCGACCCGTTGAAATTCAAAGACACCAAGCCCTACCCGAAGCGCATTAAAGAAACCCAGGAAAAAACCGAACTGAAAGATGCCGTGCGCACCGCGTATGGCAAGATGAACGGGCTCGATATTGTTATCGGTTGTATGGATTTCAGTTTTATTGGCGGCTCCATGGGCTCGGTGGTGGGCGAAAAAATTGCCCGCGCCATGGATTATTCCCTGAAAAACAAAATACCCTTCCTCATGATTTCACGCTCGGGCGGTGCCCGCATGATGGAGGCCGGGCTTTCGCTGATGCAAATGGCCAAGACATCGGCCAAAATAGCTCAACTGGATGAAGCAGGGATACCATACATCTCCTTGATGACCGACCCGACCACAGGTGGCGTTACGGCTTCTTACGCCATGCTTGGCGATTTCAACATTGCAGAACCCGGAGCACTTATAGGCTTTGCCGGTCCGCGCGTTATCCGCGAAACCATTGGTAAGGATTTACCAAAGGGATTTCAGAGTGCTGAATTTGTTTTGGAACACGGCTTTCTGGATTTTATTGTTGACCGGAGGAATCTTAAAAACCGGTTAACGACCCTGTTGAAAATGCTTAAGGACTAA
- a CDS encoding class I fructose-bisphosphate aldolase yields MAKINISKILGKDAKYLLSHKSKTISTNQIHAPGPDFVERVFAQSNRNPQTLRSLQTLFDNGRLGGTGYLSILPIDQGIEHSAGASFAKNPIYFDPENIVKLAIEGGCNAVATTYGVLALMSRKYAHRIPFIVKINHNELLTYPNKFDQIMFGSVEEAWNLGAVAVGATIYFGSDNSTRQIQEVAAAFERAHELGMATILWCYIRNNAFKQGGKDYHVSADLTGQANHLGVTIQADIIKQKLAENNGGYKALNTGGSSYGKLDERIYTQLTSDHPIDLCRYQVANCYMGRAGLINSGGESKGTSDLADAVRTAVINKRAGGMGLISGRKAFQRPMKEGVEILNAIQDVYLDKSIDLA; encoded by the coding sequence ATGGCAAAAATTAACATTTCGAAGATTCTCGGGAAGGACGCCAAATACCTTCTCAGCCACAAAAGCAAAACTATTTCAACCAACCAGATACATGCCCCGGGGCCTGATTTTGTCGAGCGGGTGTTCGCGCAATCCAACCGTAACCCACAAACCTTACGCAGTCTGCAAACTTTGTTTGACAACGGCCGTTTAGGCGGTACGGGTTATCTGTCAATCTTGCCTATTGATCAGGGCATTGAGCACAGTGCGGGGGCGTCATTTGCCAAAAACCCGATCTACTTCGACCCCGAAAATATTGTAAAACTTGCCATTGAAGGCGGATGCAATGCCGTAGCGACTACGTATGGTGTGTTGGCTTTGATGTCGAGAAAATATGCCCACCGCATTCCTTTCATTGTAAAGATCAATCATAACGAACTGCTCACCTATCCGAATAAGTTTGATCAGATTATGTTCGGTTCGGTGGAAGAAGCCTGGAACTTAGGCGCGGTTGCTGTGGGTGCAACCATCTATTTCGGGTCGGATAATTCTACCCGACAGATTCAGGAAGTGGCAGCCGCCTTTGAACGTGCCCATGAACTGGGCATGGCCACCATATTGTGGTGCTACATCCGCAACAACGCCTTTAAACAAGGCGGAAAAGACTATCATGTTTCGGCCGATTTAACCGGCCAGGCCAACCACCTTGGCGTAACCATTCAGGCTGATATCATCAAACAAAAGCTGGCCGAAAACAACGGAGGCTACAAAGCGCTCAATACCGGGGGCAGCAGCTACGGCAAACTTGACGAACGCATTTACACACAACTTACCTCCGACCACCCGATTGACCTGTGCCGTTACCAGGTAGCCAACTGCTATATGGGCCGGGCCGGGTTGATCAATTCGGGCGGTGAATCAAAAGGTACAAGCGATCTGGCCGATGCCGTGCGCACGGCTGTTATCAACAAACGGGCAGGCGGTATGGGCCTGATTTCCGGACGAAAAGCCTTTCAACGACCAATGAAGGAAGGTGTTGAGATATTAAATGCTATACAAGATGTCTATCTCGACAAAAGTATTGACCTGGCTTAA
- a CDS encoding 30S ribosomal protein S16, with protein MAVKIRLARRGRKKLARFDVVIADARAPRDGRFIEKIGTYNPLTVPASIELDEEKAFQWLMNGAQPSETVKAMLSYRGVMLRKHLQIGVIKGAFSQEEADRRLAEWKQAKEAKIQAKRERVVDTKKAQAQARKEAEAKIKEARAEAIRKKAEAAAATATESTPAEGEAQTTDTATEG; from the coding sequence ATGGCAGTTAAAATCAGATTGGCCCGCAGAGGCCGCAAAAAACTGGCCCGCTTTGATGTTGTCATTGCCGATGCCAGGGCACCACGTGATGGTCGCTTTATTGAGAAAATTGGTACGTATAACCCTTTAACAGTTCCGGCCTCCATTGAACTGGATGAGGAAAAAGCCTTTCAATGGCTTATGAACGGGGCACAGCCCTCGGAAACCGTTAAAGCGATGCTCTCCTACCGGGGCGTTATGCTGCGCAAGCACCTGCAGATTGGCGTTATTAAAGGCGCCTTTTCACAAGAAGAAGCCGACCGCAGACTGGCTGAGTGGAAACAGGCTAAAGAAGCTAAGATCCAGGCCAAGCGCGAACGGGTTGTTGATACGAAGAAAGCGCAGGCCCAGGCACGTAAGGAAGCTGAGGCTAAAATCAAGGAAGCACGTGCTGAGGCTATTCGTAAGAAGGCCGAAGCAGCGGCTGCTACCGCAACGGAATCTACCCCTGCCGAAGGCGAAGCGCAAACCACAGACACTGCTACTGAAGGTTAA
- the rimM gene encoding 16S rRNA processing protein RimM gives MKAKDFYKVGFIMKPHGLKGEVTVSLDIDSPADWKNLQTIFIDIKGQHIPYFIESISLKGDKAFIKLEDVSSFDEAKKLQKHSLYLQKTERPKLQRGDFYNDEIIDFVVEDATTGILGKVLTVEQTGQTRFLIVNHASKELMIPVTGPFITNISKSKRKITVSLPDGFLDI, from the coding sequence ATGAAAGCGAAAGATTTCTACAAAGTGGGGTTTATTATGAAACCACATGGCCTTAAAGGCGAGGTAACCGTTTCGCTTGATATAGACTCACCTGCTGATTGGAAAAATCTTCAAACAATTTTTATTGACATTAAAGGGCAACACATTCCTTACTTCATTGAAAGTATCTCGTTAAAAGGCGATAAGGCATTTATAAAACTTGAGGATGTTTCTTCATTCGATGAAGCTAAAAAACTGCAAAAGCATAGCTTGTACCTTCAGAAAACCGAGCGTCCGAAACTCCAGCGCGGGGATTTTTATAATGATGAGATAATTGACTTTGTTGTAGAAGATGCGACTACAGGCATACTCGGAAAAGTACTGACGGTAGAACAAACCGGCCAAACCCGGTTTTTAATTGTTAATCATGCTTCAAAAGAACTGATGATTCCGGTAACCGGGCCGTTTATTACCAACATTAGCAAATCAAAACGAAAAATAACCGTCAGCCTTCCCGATGGTTTTTTGGATATTTGA